The sequence GCCCAGGGACAGGGAACTAGTGGCCTGTGGACCACAGCTTCCTGGTTGGGTTTAGATCCAGGCTCTCCCTGCCATGGCTGGTCCCCTGACCTGGACGTATTTCCTGACATAgctgagtttcagttttctcttctgtaagatGGAGGTAATGATAGCTGTTTCATGGGTTAACTTGCGGATTGCTCTGTAAAGAACCAAGCATCGCGCCAGGCCTGGAGTAAGCGCTTAGAAACCCAGCGCCCTTCGCTCTTCTCCCCATAAGCGCCCCTTCCTCTGCTGCTCGCCTTTCCTCCTACCTGACTTGGATCCCCTGGCTGTCCCCACCTCCTTTCCAGCCGGCTCCCTCCTGTCCCTGCCCTCCGCTCCCCACCCTTCTGAGACCTCTCTAGTGTAGGCCTGCCTCCTCCCATCTGATGAGCTCTGCGCCCCTCCCCTGCAGGGCTATGGCACTCACCTGATGAACCACCTGAAGGAGTATCACATCAAGCACAACATCCTCTACTTCCTCACCTACGCCGACGAGTACGCCATCGGCTACTTCAAGAAGCAGGTGACCCTCCCCTCACCCTGTGTTTGCCCACTGGCCGGGGTCAGGGGTCATTCTGTCTCGCCTCTGGTGTGGGTGGACTTCATGTCCCCTGTTCCATCCAGCACCTGTGGGGAAGTCCTTCACGCCTGGCTTTCTTTCTCCTGCTGCTGCCCCAGGGAAGAAGAGGGTTCTCCCAGGCAGCTGGGAGAACTGGGAAGTTCTTGGGGCAggatgcagggggtgagggtgagTCAGGAGGGGCCACCAGCCTGGAAACGTTCCAGGGACAGATTCAAGCTGGAAAAGCCTTGCTGATGGGTTGGTGGTAACTCTCCACTCCCTAGGGCTTCTCCAAAGACATCAAGGTGCCCAAGAGCCGCTACTTGGGGTACATCAAGGACTACGAGGGTGCGACACTGATGGAGTGTGAGCTGAACCCTCGAATCCCCTACACGGAGCTGTCCCACATCATCAAGAAGCAGAAGGAGGTGCGTGTGCTCACGTTCATgtctccatgggactttccatGAACATGCACCTGAGTGAACACGTGTGTGGGTGTAGACCGCGTATATACCTGCTTGTGCACACATGAAGTGGAGCTGGCCAGGGTCTTGATTCTTGCGCTGCCTCGAGGGGCAAGTGGGGGAGCCCTCCCTGCCTGTGGCCAGAGAGGGTGATTGCTGGAGCCAGGTTGGCCCCTCAGACCCTTCCTTCCCTCAGATCATCAAGAAGCTGATTGAGCGCAAACAGGCCCAGATCCGAAAGGTCTACCCCGGGCTCAGCTGCTTCAAGGAGGGTGTGCGGCAGATCCCTGTGGAGAGTGTCCCTGGCATTCGTGAGCAGGGGTCTTGGCACGGGAGGGGGTGCGCTGCTCACGGTGTAGATAGGCATTCTTAGGGGTgttctcccactttgcaggagAGACAGGCTGGAAGCCGCTGGGGAAGGAGAAAGGGTGAGTGTTGTATGGAGGGGGCGGacagtgggggcaggggcagcagAGGGCCCAGGAGCCTAAGACTTGTCCTGTCTCACTCCAGGAAGGAGTTGAAGGACCCCGACCAGCTCTACACAACCCTCAAAAACCTGCTGGCCCAGATCAAGGTGGGGAGACCAGGCTCTCTTCTGGGGGTCCCTGTGCCAAAGGCTGTGGTCTTCTGACCAAGGGTGAGGGGGGGGGTGGCAGTCCCGAGATGGGCAGGGGCATGTTGGATCTGGCCCCAGCTTGACTGTCCTCTGCAGTCCCACCCCAGTGCCTGGCCTTTCATGGAGCCCGTGAAGAAGTCGGAGGCCCCAGACTACTACGAGGTCATCCGCTTCCCCATCGGTGAGGACCCTTCCTTCCAGCTTCTTCCTCCCACACCTgccccagccccggccccccATGGTCGGGCAGCCTCTCAAAGGCGTGCCCTTCTCTCTTGCTGCCCAGACCTGAAGACCATGACAGAGAGGCTGCGCAGCCGCTACTACGTGACCCGGAAGCTCTTTGTGGCCGACCTGCAGCGGGTCATTGCCAACTGCCGCGAGTACAACCCCCCGGACAGCGAGTACTGCCGCTGCGCCAGCGCCCTGGAGAAGTTCTTCTACTTCAAGCTCAAGGAGGGTGGGCTCATTGACAAGTAGTCCAGCCTTGGACCTCGGCCTCAACGTGGAATGTCTCCCCCTCGGGTTCTGATCTCATCCCTGGGCTGCCCCTGTGCCCAGGTCCCCCTCTGTCTGAGACACTCCAACCTGGGGCTCTCCAGCCCCTGATCCTGCAGCCCTTTCTGGGCCCCGAGGCACCCCCAAGGCTGCAGCTCTGTCCCACCCTTCATCATGTCTGAATTTGGAAATGGgtctccctggtctgggagcctCTAAGCGTGGCTGGTGGCCAGAGGATAAACGCTGTCCCGCCCTGGTGGCCCCCTCCTCCTGTCCTGatctgatcccccctccccacacacacacacacacaccccacaagcGATACAGCTTTGGAGTCCTGGGACTTGCTCAGATCACTGGTTCCTCAAGGGCTGGATCACCAGTTTTAGCTTGAGTGAGGGGGCATCAGGGCTTGGGAGCTCAAGCTGGACTTGAAGGGGCCATGCCTCACCCTGCACTGTTCTGTTTGTCCCCTAGGGATAGGGGGCATGGGGACCATTCATTTCCTGGCATTAATCCCTCGGAGGGAACAATaaagttttgattttgtttcGTCTGTGTGATGGTTTCCTCAGTAAAATCCCCTGCTGACTCTGTTCTGCCAATATCCCCTGCAAGCTGGGGCTGCCCTTCCCAGCAAGGCTCGGGGCTGTCTGGTTCCTGTCCTGCACCCCAAGGGGTGATGGGACCCGCCAggctgcgccccgcccccccactTCTCCCTGCTGGCTgctcctgggggaggggctgagCAGGACCCAGGCTGCTGTCCCATGTGGGTCAGCAGCATTGCTCTCCCCTTCACTGCCCACcctcaccccgccccaccccaccaccctggGCCCCCTGAAGCATATGATTGATTTtcctgaagggcagggaagggagATTCCTAGGTTGATCTCTGCTGGGCTGGCTCCTCCCCCCAGTttcagtttctatttccttctctgcagAGCCCAGCAGCATTTGGGCTGAGCCGGCAAGGCTGCCGGTGAGACAAGACGCTGTCAGCATAGCTGGGGCTGGTGTGATCTCCCACCCAGTTCAGGTTCCTGGGAGGCCCAactctgccctgcccccttctccctcGAGCGGGAGGGAgttcccccccactccccacccctggccccaCACGAGCAAGTGAGCTCCCCACACCAGATGGAGCTGGCCAGGAAGGGGGAGTGGCTCTGACAGGGGCTGGACCTGGGAGGGAGCCAGGAGGGTCTTTGGGTCTGAGCTCCCTGCCATTTCCAGAATGGAGCTGCGACCCTACCAGTGGGAGGTGATCATGCCCGCCCTGGAGGGCAAGAATATCATCATATGGCTGCCCACAGGCTCTGGGAAGACCAGGGCAGCTGCTTATGTGGCCAAGAGGCATCTAGAGACCGTGGACGGAGCTAAGGTGGTTGTATTGGTCAACAGGGTGAGTGTCCTGCCCTCCCCTCACTGTGGCTTCTCAATTCCTCAGGTAACCTCTCAGGAGCCTCCAGAACTCCAAAGCGGCTGTGACCGACTCGAAGTTCCCTGTCTCTTCCCATTCCAGAACCCAGCTCTGTCCCGAGGGGTCCACCCTGCCCCACGCCCATCCCCCAGGCCCTCATCTAGCTTCCTCTCCCGTCTCATTCCCCACCCACAGGTGCACCTGGTGAGCCAGCATTGTGAGGAGTTCAGCCGCACGCTGGACAGACGCTGGACCATCACAACCCTGAGCGGGAACATGGGGCCACGAGCTGGCTTCGGCCACGTCGCCCGGAGGCACGACCTGCTCATCTGCACGGCTGAGCTGCTGCAGAAGGCGCTGGCCAGCCCAGAAGAGGAGGAGCATGTGGAGCTCAATGGTGAGGGCTGTGGGCAGGGGGACAGGGTACGCCCGAGGCACCCTGCCTCGGGGACCCCAGGGCTCCTGTTGTCGTAACGGGACACTTTATAGAGTGAGGAATTCCCCATTCACCAAACCCCGGCATACACCCCAGTAGAAACAGATCTGGCTAGAGTGCAGGATCTCGGGCAGGTCCCTTGCCCCAGCTGAGCCTTAGTTTACTAATCTGTAGATGGAGGTAAATTGTCCCTACGTGGCCCGTTCTCTGGGGCCCAGGTGCAGGCTGTGAAGGGAGGGAGGAGTTCTCAGATGAGCTGTGAGGACTGTGCAAAACCAAGCTTATGGGAAGAAGGGCTGTGGAAACTCAGGTCATAACCTTCCCTGTGTGCCCTCAGCCTTCTCACTGCTGGTGGTGGATGAGTGTCACCACACGCACAAAGACACCGTCTACAACATCATCCTGAGCCGATACCTGGAGCTTAAACTCCAGAGGACCCAGCCGCTGCCACAGGTGCTGGGTCTCACCGCCTCCCCAGGCACTGGCGGCGCCTCCACGCTTGAGGGGGCCATTGACCATGTCCTGCAGGTCAGCTTGGCCCCTGTGACCCACCCACCCTGCCCTAAACCATGCCCATCAGCTCTCCCCAGGCTGCCCCTGGGGGGGAGGGTTGGGGCCCCTTCCTCACCTAAGCACTAGCCTCGCGCTTAGAATAATCTCCCAAGTCCACTCTGGCTTATAAGGTCCCACATGCTCGAGCCCCTGCCTACCTCCCACCCTCATTTCCTGCACCTTCTCCTCCCTGCCGCCCCCCGCCCAACTCCCACTATTCTGACCTTCTGTCTGTATCGTGAGCACGTCAGGCTTGTCCTCATCTCAGGATCTTTGGCATCTGCCACTTCTTCTGCCCTGAGTGTCTTTATCCTGCATTTCACCTGTCGGTTCTTTCTCATCATTCAGGGAACAGCTTAAATGTCATCTCTTCAGAGTTTTCCCTGATCATCCCTGCACTGTTCCATaccaatttgatttttttcagaattagTTAACACTACTTGAATTACTCTCATTCTGTTACTCTTTACTCGTTTATCATCGGTCTCCCCAACTCCAATGTAAGATGCTGTATGTCCCCAGTAACTAGAACAGCACTGGGCATACAACAGGGGCAATagctatttgtttttgttttgtttttaaaatttacttatttattgttggctgcattgggtcttccttgctgtgcacaggcttcctcctgatgcagagagtgggggcaaCTCTTAGTGTGGTATTCtgatttctcattgcagtggcttctctttttccgaagcacaggctctaggttcgtgggttcagtagttgtggctcgtgggctctacagcgcaggctcagtagttgtgatgcaagggctcagttgccctgagacatgtggaatcttcctggaccagggatggaacccaagtacGTTGCATTGGCTAGTgggttcttaatcactggaccaccatggcaGTCTACAAGATATTGGTTGAATATATGAATCCCCATTCCTGATGGTCCTGCCTCAGCCCACCCTGCCCCAAAGCTCTGCCCATTGTCCCCACAATCCCCCCCATTCCAGTGAACCCCTCTCTGTTGCCCCAGCTCTGTGCCAACCTGGACACATGGCGCATCATGTCACCCCAGGACTATCGCCCCCAGCTCCAGGAGCACAGCCACCAGCCCTGCAAACAGTATGACCTCTGCTACAGGCACACCCAGGTACGTGGGGGGAAAGCCGGGGCCAGGGGTGGGGTTTGGTGTCAAGTTAGGACACCTGGGGTTGAGTTCTGACTCCACCCTCACCAGCTATGTGGTTCTTGGTTATTTGCTTTTGTCTCAAACTCCATTTCTCCTTTCCATGAAACGGGGCAGATACAGCCCATGCCCTCAGCCTGCTGTTTGTTTAGACTCAGATGCCACCATGGGGGAATCTCAAAACCCTGGGCACGGTTTGCAAACTGCAAAGCTGGGCACTTTGTCCTGAGGCTGTTCCAAGCTCTCTCCTGTGGTGCAGACACTGTCTGGGGTCTGCTCTGATGGGGCTGGACAGGACTAGACAGACATCACTGTGCTCAAGCCAGAGGTCAGGGGTGCAGACAGAGCAGGAGTGGGGGGCAGGACGCTGACTCCTACCTCCAACCAAGACTCCTCCACACCCCAGCCGGGCTCCCTCTGGGGCTGTAGCTCGGATATGCCTGCAGTAGCAACGCAGCTTCACCCAGAGATCAGCTTCCCCACTAGGTGCCCATTCCCTCCATGTGTTTGAAAATCCCCTCACATCCTCACTCTTCTCGCCCAGGACCCATTTGGTGACATGCTGAAGAAGCTCATGGACCAAATCCACGACCACCTGGAGATGCCCGAGTTGAGACGGGACTTCGGCACGCAAACCTACGAGCAGCAAGTGGTGGAACTGAGCCACGATGGTGACCGGGGCGGGGGGTGCGGCGCCCTAggggagggctgggaggtgggggcgaTCCGGGGTGGGGCCAGCCTGGGCGGAGCCTTTCTGGGGGCGGAGCCTAGGCGGAAGTTGACCCTGCAGGGGCGTGGCCACTCAGATCCTACGAACCCGACCCTCCCACAGCGGCTGAGGCGGGGCTCCTGGATCGGCGGGTGTACGCGCTTCACCTGCGTCGGTACAACGACGCGCTGCTTATCCACGACACGGTCCGCGCGGTGGATGCCCTCGACACGCTGCGAGATTTCTACAACAGGGAGCGCGCCACTAAGACCCAGATCCTGCATGCCGAGCGCTGGCTGCTGGCGCTGTTTGATGGTGAGGCTTGCAGCTGAACTAGAGGTCAGAGGCCAGTCAGGGCACAGGTCCCAACATGGGTGGGTAAAGTGCTAATGAGGGTACTGGGGCCCTAATTTTCTAACCCAAAGTCAAGGTCGAGGATATGACAAAAGGTAATATGCCCTCGTTTGTGAAGGTTTGGGTGGGTGTAAAAACTAATTCATGTTTatgacaaagatttttttaaaaaacatttaattggGAATGGTCCTTGAAAGTTTGGGATGTGTGGTTCCTTTAAACTGGAAAAGTGGGGTGATCAGAGGGCGAAATGTAAGAGGCCTCAGCACAGGCTGGAAGGCAAGGATCcttctgaaaagaccctgaggttgAGTCAATCCCAGGGAGCAAAGGTTAGCATGAAAAGACCAAGGGGCATCTGGGTAGCTGGGCTGAAGAGGGGTGCTGGATGAGGTATGTGAACAAAGGATTCTGCACTGTAAGGCCCTAATGTAAGGCTGTCTGGCCTCAAGCCTGGGCAGGCAGAGAGGAGCCAGGGTGACAAGGAAAGAGCTGAGCTGGAGGCCAGCCCCAGTTCTGCCGAGACTCCAGATTGGTTACTAAGTGTGgtcgctccgttgtgtccaactctttgcgaccccatggactgtaacccaccaggctttttcatccatgggattctccaggcaagaatagtgtagtgggttgccattcccttcttcaggggatcttcctgacccagggattgaacctggatcgcctgcattgcatgcagattctttactgtctgtgccatCCGGGAAGCCACCAGGGCAGGCACAGGGTATCCTTAAATGTGCTTTTGGTGCTGTTCAGGGGAATTAGGCAGGAGCATATATCCTCaggcacacccccccccccccaaccctgtACTCCTGTGATGTTATCCCTATGAATCCCACACCCCAGCCATGCCTTGCCCACCTCCAGGCCTCTGTTTTGGGCTTTTCTGGCAGACCATGAGAATGAGCTGACCCACCTGGCAACTAGCAGCCCGGAGAACCCGAAACTGGAGGTGCTGGAAGCGATCCTGCTGAAGCAGTTCAGGAGCCCTGACAGCCCCCGGGGCATCATCTTCACCCGAACCCGCCAGAGTGCTCACTCCCTCCTGCTGTGGCTCCAGCAGCAGCCAGGCCTGCAGACAGTGGACATCCGGCCCCAGGTGTTGATTGGGGCTGGGAACAACAACCAGAAGACTCAGCTGATCCAGATGACACAGGTGTGGGCTCTGGGGGGAGGAGCTGAGGGTGGGGGAGTTCCCTCGGGCAGAAAAGAAGGGGACAGAGTCTTCACTGAGCAATGGGAGACTGATTATCTCTAGGGAGAGGGCAGAGAGCTGGGGCAGAGACGGAGACCCTGAGTTCCCTAATGCTGAAGGTTCCTCAAGTCTGGAGGTCTCTGGGGGAAGAGATGCAGAGGCTTGGGGAATCTATGGGGACAGGTGAGTGATGTCCTCAGAACAGAGAGTCAGAGGCCTGGGATCCCTTGTGTGAAAAGAATAGGTCCTGAGAGCTCCTAGAGTAGAGGGGCAGGGACCTTTGGAGACTCCTAAGGGAgacagtttatcctaaaggaaatcagtactgagtatccattggaaggactgatgctgaagctgaaactccaatactgtggccacctgatgtgaagaactgactcatttgcaaagaccctgatgctgggaaggattgaagacgggagaaggcgacgacagagaatgagaaggttggatggcttcaccgactcaatggacatgagtttgagcaagctctgggagttggtgatggacaggaaggtttggcgtgctgcagtccatggggtctcaaagagtcggacacgactgagtgactaaactgaaggGAGACAGAGTTTAGATGGTTACCTTGGAAGATGAGCAAGGTCCTGGGGGATACTTCAAGGTTGAAGTGGGAATTCAAAGTTCCTCAGGAAAGAGACCAAGGTTGTTAGTAAAAGGGCCAAACCAGGAGAGGCTGAGCTAGCAGTTTGGTTGGACTGAACCTATGTCATTTAccatcttctttctcttcccccaccccaccatcccaGCGGGACCAGCAGGAAGTAATCCAGAAGTTCCGGAATGGTACCCTGAACCTCCTGGTGGCCACGAGTGTGGCAGAGGAGGGGCTGGACATCCCCCAGTGTAATGTGGTGGTGCGCTATGGGCTCCTGACCAATGAGATCTCCATGGTCCAGGTGCTCAAAGCAGCCCTCCCCCAACCAGCCCTCAAAGGATGCTGTGTGGGGGACCCCAGCCCCACTTAGGcccctctgttttctcttttcccagGCAAGGGGCCGGGCCCGGGCCAGCCAAAGCACGTACTCGTTTGTGGCAGCCCAAGGCAGTCGGGAGCTGCGGCGGGAGCTGACGAATGAGGCGCTGGAGACTCTGATGGAACGGGCGGTGGCAGCTGTGCAGGCGATGGACCAGGCCGAGTACCAGGCCAAGGTTTGTGGGCAGCCTGAGTACCCTGCGGGGACGGAGACTGAAGACACTCTGCCTGGAAGGTCTCTGGCCACTCGCACATACACTCCCTGGGTCCCCGTTCCTCTGGGGGCTAACCTGGCCCACCTGGGAAAGGTAGAGGCTGGGGGTAGGGCTGCCAGGGAAGGCAGTGGCTGTTCTCCAAAATGCCTTGGGAGCAGGCCTTATCCAGGGCTTTGAATTTACCCTTATCACCAAATACTTTGTGCATCTGTGAGAGCTGCCTTACAGCCCTTCTGGAACTAGTGTAGTGGAGTGTGGGAGTGTAGGTGcccaattgtgtccaattcttgggaccccactgactgtagtctgccagacttctctgtgcatgatattctccaggcaagaacactgtggtGCGTAGTGaagattcccttctccaagggatcttcctgacccaaggattgaacccaggtctcctgcattgcaggcagattctttatcatctgagtcaccaggggactCCCTTCTGGAACCAGGAACGGGGAAACAAATAGACACATCCACAAAATAAGCCCAGAGCCAAGACTGAAATGAGTTCCCCTGAGGTAGGATCACCAGTGTCCAGGCTTGTTCAGGATGGTCCCTGTTTACTTCTGTTGTCCTTGCATAATTATTCATGATGCCCCATGTTAGATTCCCTgttggctcggctggtaaagaatccgcctgcaatgtaggagaccctggttcaattcctgggttgggaagatcccctggaggagggcatggcaacccactccagtattcttgcctggagaatgcccagggacagaggagcctggtgggctacagtccatgaggtcgcaaagagtcggacacaactgagtgattaagcacgtTAGATTAAATGAAGCCACTTTGCACAAAATCCTCCAAATTAGGGGTAAAGATTCAGCAAGAAAGCTTCCTTCCCTCCCATAGTTGTCCCATGCCCATATTTTTTGCCACAGAGCTGCTTCTAACAGCTCCAGGAATGGTTGAAGAAGTCCCTTTGGCTGCTAATGATCTGAGGTCTTTGGGAACCCTTTGCCCCCCTGGAAGCATTCCTGGGGTCAGGTCTCTCCAGTCTCAGCCATGCCCGGTGTCCACTCCCATCTCAGATCCGGGATTTGCAGCGGGCAGCGTTGATCAAGCGGGCAGTCCAGGCAGCCCAGAGAGAGAGTCAGCAGCGC comes from Muntiacus reevesi chromosome 18, mMunRee1.1, whole genome shotgun sequence and encodes:
- the DHX58 gene encoding ATP-dependent RNA helicase DHX58, which translates into the protein MELRPYQWEVIMPALEGKNIIIWLPTGSGKTRAAAYVAKRHLETVDGAKVVVLVNRVHLVSQHCEEFSRTLDRRWTITTLSGNMGPRAGFGHVARRHDLLICTAELLQKALASPEEEEHVELNAFSLLVVDECHHTHKDTVYNIILSRYLELKLQRTQPLPQVLGLTASPGTGGASTLEGAIDHVLQLCANLDTWRIMSPQDYRPQLQEHSHQPCKQYDLCYRHTQDPFGDMLKKLMDQIHDHLEMPELRRDFGTQTYEQQVVELSHDAAEAGLLDRRVYALHLRRYNDALLIHDTVRAVDALDTLRDFYNRERATKTQILHAERWLLALFDDHENELTHLATSSPENPKLEVLEAILLKQFRSPDSPRGIIFTRTRQSAHSLLLWLQQQPGLQTVDIRPQVLIGAGNNNQKTQLIQMTQRDQQEVIQKFRNGTLNLLVATSVAEEGLDIPQCNVVVRYGLLTNEISMVQARGRARASQSTYSFVAAQGSRELRRELTNEALETLMERAVAAVQAMDQAEYQAKIRDLQRAALIKRAVQAAQRESQQRKFLAEQVQLLCINCMVSVGYGSDLRKVEGTHHVNVNPNFSIYYNVSKQPVVIDRDFKDWRPGGAISCRNCGEAWGLQIIYKSVKLPVLKVGSMLLETPQGRVRAKKWSRVPFTVPDFDYVQCAEGLAGLSLD